In a genomic window of Sarcophilus harrisii chromosome 4, mSarHar1.11, whole genome shotgun sequence:
- the LOC100924493 gene encoding olfactory receptor 14A2-like, translating to MTNFSMVTGFLLMEFSNIWELQVLYGILLLLIYLVALMGNLLIFTLISLDEHLHSPMYFFLKNLSFLDLCFLSTTLPKSITNSLSHSRSISFTGCVLQFFLVIFFAASELFLLTMMSYDRYVAICQPLHYEVIMIRETCVKMATVSWLGGGLFGTLYSATIFMLPFCRSNEIHQFFCDFPSLLRLSCSDIHIGVDVSLAIGVALGILCFISIAVSYGPIFSTVRKIPTKESRSKAFSTCLPHLIVLIVFFTTVVIVYLKPPQESDSVLDPLLSIFYTVVTPTLNPIIYSLRNKDIKISLRKLIAWKHLS from the coding sequence ATGACCAACTTCAGCATGGTGACAGGATTCCTCCTGATGGAATTTTCCAACATTTGGGAGCTGCAGGTCTTATATGGCATTCTCCTCTTATTGATCTACTTGGTAGCTCTGATGGGGAACCTGCTCATATTCACCCTCATCTCCCTTGATGAACATCTCCACTCCCCCATGTATTTCTTCCTCAAGAATCTGTCCTTTTTAgatctttgctttctttctaccACACTCCCTAAATCTATCACAAACTCTCTGAGTCATAGCCGTTCCATTTCTTTCACAGGATGTGTATTACAGTTCTTTTTAGTAATTTTCTTTGCCGCATCAGAACTTTTTCTCCTCACAATGATGTCCTATGACCGGTATGTGGCCATCTGCCAGCCCCTGCACTATGAAGTCATCATGATTAGAGAGACTTGTGTGAAGATGGCAACTGTTTCCTGGCTCGGTGGAGGTTTGTTTGGGACTCTGTACTCAGCTACTATATTTATGTTGCCTTTCTGTAGGTCCAACGAGATCCACCAATTCTTCTGTGATTTTCCTTCATTACTTAGACTCTCCTGCTCTGATATACATATTGGAGTAGATGTGTCTTTGGCTATTGGAGTTGCTTTAGGAATTCTGTGCTTTATTTCCATAGCTGTCTCTTATGGTCCCATATTCTCAACTGTGCGGAAGATTCCAACTAAGGAGAGTAGGTCAAAAGCCTTCTCCACTTGCCTGCCCCACCTCATTGTTCTCATTGTTTTTTTCACAACAGTTGTCATAGTTTATCTAAAGCCACCTCAGGAATCTGACTCTGTTCTAGATCCCTTGTTATCTATATTCTATACAGTGGTAACCCCAACCCTGAATCCTATAATCTATAGCCTAAGGAACAAGGACATCAAGATTTCTCTGAGAAAGCTAATAGCCTGGAAACATCTCTCATAG